In Bacillus toyonensis BCT-7112, a single window of DNA contains:
- the trpE gene encoding anthranilate synthase component I: MMTKEEFMKQKEQGKTFLVIAEEEGDSITPISLYRRMTGKKKFLLESSQLHQDKGRYSYLGCNPYGEVKSIGMEVERTTHGQTEKLQGNVLQVLEGVIASSQVESPFPFCGGAVGYIGYDVIRQYENIGADLHDPLNIPEVHLLLYREFIVYDHLRQKLSFVYVCGQDDSADYEEVYERLQVYKEEVLKGEEAEVKEIQSTLAFTSSITEKEFCMMVETAKEHIRAGDIFQVVLSQRLQSECKGDPFALYRKLRIANPSPYMFYIDFQDYVVLGSSPESLLSVRDDKVMTNPIAGTRPRGKTKQEDAEIEKELLENEKERAEHMMLVDLGRNDIGRVSEIGSVTIDKYMKVEKYSHVMHIVSEVYGTLRKRMSGFDALAYCLPAGTVSGAPKIRAMEIINTLEHEKRNVYAGAVGYISFSGNLDMALAIRTMVVKDEKAYVQAGAGIVYDSDPVAEYEETLNKARALLEVMK; encoded by the coding sequence ATGATGACAAAAGAGGAATTTATGAAGCAAAAAGAACAAGGAAAAACATTTTTAGTAATCGCTGAAGAAGAAGGAGATAGCATTACGCCAATTTCTTTATATAGACGTATGACAGGGAAGAAGAAGTTTTTATTAGAGAGCTCACAGCTTCATCAAGATAAAGGGCGCTATTCTTACTTAGGTTGTAATCCGTATGGAGAAGTGAAAAGCATTGGTATGGAAGTCGAACGAACGACACATGGGCAAACAGAAAAGTTGCAAGGTAACGTACTGCAAGTGTTAGAAGGGGTAATTGCATCATCGCAAGTAGAGAGCCCATTCCCATTTTGCGGAGGAGCAGTTGGTTATATAGGGTATGACGTCATTCGGCAGTATGAAAACATTGGAGCAGATTTACACGATCCATTAAATATTCCAGAAGTACACCTTTTACTATATCGTGAGTTTATCGTTTACGATCATTTACGCCAAAAGTTGTCGTTTGTATATGTATGCGGGCAAGATGATTCAGCAGATTATGAAGAAGTATACGAAAGGTTGCAAGTATACAAAGAAGAAGTGCTAAAAGGAGAAGAAGCGGAAGTAAAGGAAATACAATCAACATTAGCATTCACTTCTTCTATAACGGAAAAAGAGTTTTGCATGATGGTAGAAACGGCGAAAGAGCATATACGAGCAGGGGACATATTCCAAGTCGTACTATCTCAGCGTTTGCAAAGCGAGTGTAAAGGTGATCCTTTCGCTTTATACCGCAAGCTTCGCATTGCGAATCCATCACCATATATGTTTTATATCGATTTTCAAGATTATGTTGTACTCGGTTCTTCACCAGAAAGCTTGTTATCAGTTAGAGACGATAAAGTGATGACAAATCCAATTGCGGGTACGAGACCGAGAGGGAAAACAAAGCAGGAAGATGCGGAAATTGAAAAAGAACTGTTAGAAAACGAGAAAGAACGAGCAGAGCATATGATGCTTGTGGATCTTGGACGAAACGATATTGGCAGAGTGAGTGAAATTGGATCTGTGACGATAGATAAATATATGAAAGTAGAAAAATATTCTCACGTCATGCACATTGTATCTGAAGTTTACGGAACATTGCGAAAACGAATGAGCGGATTTGACGCATTAGCGTATTGTTTACCAGCGGGGACGGTTTCGGGAGCTCCGAAAATTAGAGCGATGGAAATTATCAATACGTTAGAGCATGAAAAAAGAAATGTATATGCCGGAGCTGTTGGATATATTTCATTCTCAGGAAATCTTGATATGGCGCTCGCCATTCGAACGATGGTTGTAAAAGATGAAAAAGCATATGTTCAGGCAGGAGCAGGTATCGTCTACGATTCAGATCCGGTAGCTGAATATGAAGAAACGTTAAATAAAGCGAGGGCGCTTTTGGAGGTAATGAAATGA